Part of the Hirundo rustica isolate bHirRus1 chromosome 3, bHirRus1.pri.v3, whole genome shotgun sequence genome, acaagtggccagtgctgcctggaggaggagaaagcgcccaaccttctccttctcattatcattattccttaacagcatttttctaaACAGTTGGCACCAgaagtcatttttcttttgcaactttaaaggtaactcaaggtccgaactctgagcagctcccatgaaccgagccttcctccttcttaatttaataagaaaaggggaaatgttgtcaTGCATTCATTGGGTTTCCATTGCATCGGATTTGTAATTGTTTTTTCTATTTCACtttgcccagcacagcccatcccccCCACTGAAATGTCACCTAACTCTCTTCCCCTACCGCTTCTCCCTtactgggtggtgcctctgggccctgccccctggggaaaaagccccgacgggggaggggccagctctCTCTCTGGCATTGGCCAGTCATTGGGAAAGggctccagcaaagcaggcaggacttgagaatcaaagctgtaaaatccctcctggtgccagagagcagactctttcacttttgccatcggcggccgtCTAATCTCATGGGGAAATTCTACAATAGTTCAACCCTTCATCCTCCTGGCCTTCTCAGCCTCACAACTAATACTCTTCTACATCGCATTTGAGGCCACCCACATCCCGACCTTGATCCTCATCACCCAAGGAGCGAACCGGCCGAAACGACTAAATGCCGGCATTTACCTCCTATTCTACACACTTGCCAGCTCACTGCCCCTGCTCATCACCATCCTCCACCTACATAACCAAACAGGCACCCTACACTTCCCAATCCTCAAACTTTCACACCCAACAATCACCTCCTCCTGAACAGGCATCGCATCAAGCCTCGCCCTCCTAATAGCGTTCATAGTTAAAGCTCCCCTAGAGGGACTACATCTAGGACTCCCCAAAGCTCATGTAGAAGCCCCTATCGCAGGATCCATGCTCCTCGCCCCCCTGCTACTAAAGCTAGGAGGATACGGCATATTATACGAATAACCATCCTCGTAAAATGAGCATCAAACAACCTCCACTACCCCTTCATTACCCTTGCACTATGAGGGGCACTGATAACCAGCACCATTTGCCTATGCCAAATCGACCTAAAATCCCTAATCGCCTACTCATCCGTCAGCCACATAGGCCTAGCTGTCACCACAACCATCATTCAAACCCAATGAGCCTTCTCAGGGGCAGTAATCCTAATCATCTCACACGGACTGACCTCCTCAATACTCTTCAGCCTAGCCAGCACCAACTATGAACGCACCCACAGCCAAATCCTCCTACTAACACGAGGCATGCAACCCCTCCTACCTCTCATGGCCACCTGGTGACTACTAGCAAACCTAACAAACATAGCACTACCCCCAACAACTAACCTCAGAGCAGAGCTAACCATCATCATCGCCTCGTTCAACTGATCTTCGCTCACAAACCTCCTGACCGCCTCATACGCTTTAGACATACTAACAATGACACAACAAGGCACTCTTCCATCCCACATCACATCAGTCCAAAACTCCTCCACACGAGAACATCTCCTCAGAGCCCTGCACACATTCCCCATGATTCTCCTCATCTTCAAGCCTGAACTCATCTCCGGCACCCCCATATGCAAGTATAGTTGAACCAAAACATTAGACGGTGAttctaaaaagagaagttaaaacCTTCTTACCTGCCAAGGGGAGGTTTAACCAACAAGAACTGCTAATTCTTGCATCTGAGTCTAAAACCTCAGCCCCCTTCCTTTCAAAGGAGAACAGTACTCCAATGGCCTTAGGAGCCACTCATCCCCATGCAAATCCAGGTGAAAGTAATGGACCTGCCATTAGTCCTAAACACCCTCCTACTACTAACCCTAATAACCCTATCCACCCCCATGATCCTCCCACTCCTATCACCCAACCTTAATAACAGCCCAGCCACCATcacaaatacaggaaaaacCTCCTTCCTCATCAGCCTAATCCCAATAGCAATCCACACCTACACAGGGACAGAAAGTCTCATTTCCCTCTGAGAATGAAAATTCATCATCACCTTCAAAAGCCCAATCAGCCTAAAGATAGACTTCTACTCCCTCACAGTCTTCCCCATCGCCCTATTCGTATCCTGGTCTAGCCTACAGTTTGCAACATGATACATAGCCTCAGATCCATACATCACAAAATTCTTCTCCTACCTCCTCTTATTCCTTATCGCTATACTAATCCTAATTGTTGCCAACAACCTCTTCATGCTACTCATCGGCTGAGAAGGAGGGGGCATTATATCCTTCCTTCTGATCAGCTGATGACATGGCCGAGCAGAAGCTAATACCGCCGCCCTCCAAGCCGTCCTCTACAACCGAGTTGGCGACATTGGACTTATTCTCTGCATAGCATGACTAGCCTACACCTCAAAGCCCTGTGAAATCCAACaactctcctccccttcccaaatGCCCACGCTCCCCCTCCTGGGACTCCTTCTGGCAGCAACAGGCAAATCCGCCCAATTCGGCCTCCACCCGTGACTCCCAGCCACCATAGAAGGCCCAACCCCTGTCTCCACTCTACTCCCCTCCAGCACAATAGTAGTGGCCGGAATCTTCCTCCTTATCCAAACCCACCCTATATTTAACACTAACCAAACCGCCCTCACTCTATGCCTGTGCCTAGGAGCTCTTTCCACACTATTTGCCGCTACACGCGCCCTCACCCAAAACGACATCAACAAAATCATCGCCTTTTCCACCTCAACCCAACTAGGCCTCATAATAGTCACCATCGGACTCAACCTCCCACAACTAGCCTTCCTCCATGTTTCAACTCACGCATTCTTCAAAGCCATACTATTCCTGTGCTCAGGCTCCATCATCCACAACCTTCATGGACAACAAGACATCCCAAAAATAGGAGGATTACAAAAAAATCGGTGGTACCAACAACTACCTCCTGCCTCACCATTGGCAACTTAGCCTTAATAGGAACTCCGTTCCTGGCAGGCTTCTAGGTAGGTGGAACCGCGGTTTCGGGGGGGAGGGGgtccagagcccagcagaagcagagagtCCATGCTTGTCTGCTGTCCAGGGCAGATCCAACAGCTCCAGGCCAACCTTAAAATGCCCCCCTAGAGGACTGAGGAGtggtgaaagaggtaagaaacactgcctcacCTGGTTTGAATGGCTGGgtcattatcagaaggcatcagtctccctctcccctggaaGGGTAcgagaaggataaaacatgtCCCAAAAACCTGCTTTCCacagatgaaatagaacacACATATTTACCAAGCTAAAAGAGAGTTTGAATGATCAAAAGATTTTCTGCTtgcattctaatttttttatcatagaatagttaaggttggaaaagacctttgagatcatggagtccaactgttaacccagcactgacCAGTCCACCACTAAGCCATGTCCCCAAGAAACACATCCCATGTCCTAAatctctccagggatggtgactcctcCACTTCTACAGAACACTCCAGAAAAGACTGACCTTCACTATAAGCTACATACCCCATCAAATACAATTATACAGTACTCTCAGATTACAGCAGGTGGCTAAAGAGTGGCTTCAGCCATTTCCAAAGATTACTCCTTGACTGAGCAAGTGGGGGAAACAGCAGTTTAAGAAAAAGCAACTACttaaatcattcttcttgctgCTACATTGTCAGGCCTGAACCAACGGACTGAGCAAATCATCTGGAAGGCATGCCAAGTCCTGCCtcaatatttggaaaaaaacacctgtTAAGGGAGAACAAAATCCTTTGATTACCCAACTAAAATGAATGgtttaacaaaaagaaacataGATTATCTGAATTTATCAATAATGATGAAGAACACACAGATCTCTTTTTAAGCTCTGTGTTAAACCATAACACACGTGTTTGACTACAAATCTAGTTATACCATCTAATTTCATCTGCATCCTGACTCTTAACCTTTTTTTAAGTACAACATAAATATGACAATAAAAAGCCTCAAAGCATCTTTCAAATGTCAGATCAAAAACTGCCACAGCCTACAAGAACATGCAGATGGTGAAGTGATTTATGCTGAGTACTTGTACATGGATTTCCAAATGAATGCAACGCTCTTACACATTTGCAAATGTAAAATGGGcatgaaacacacacacacacaagtatatttttccatttcttgatTTCTCCCAGATTGcctattttccaaattttagcAATATTAATATCTTTAGAATATTCCATTAGGGACAAAATATCCAGGCAAGTAACTGACACTGAAGTTGTAGAAACTTCTTAAGGAGAGTCAATTCCAGCACCAACAAGCAACATTGTTGTAATGTTTATAGTAAGTAACAGCACAGGCTCCTAGGAAACCTGATCTGCTCCTCCAGGTTCCTCCTACAGATTTCCTGGTTAAATGGTTATCTGCCACACTTAGAAAAACTTCCACTAAGGCTCTGAAAAGTTTTCCAACACAAACAGGATGAACAGAGCCCCTGCCTCAGAATattctgggaatttttttccatgaaagtgGTTCACACACCTGTGAAATATTATGCACTTGCTATGGAAGTAGCTACTTAACCTTCTGAGCTTCTAACCTCCTGCCCAGAAGACAACTGAACAGAAGTAGAGCCAGCATTACAAGTGTAAAATATTTGGGATTCAGCAAGCAAAATCTCACTTAGAAGACACCGGCCAGACTCGTTCATCTGCTTCTTGTGACAGTCAAAACAGTCCAAAGAAAGAGCGAGGAGAACCTCATGTCCCAGCTTTATCTGAAGAATTTGAGAGGACAccatttttctgcttccttagATTCATTGCTCAATAACCACAGTGACCCTAGCAATTCTCTCCTTTTAAAAAGATGCAAAGGACAAAATACGAGTTCGCAGAGaaagaacagcaagaaaaatactgatCAAACAGGTCCAAACCCAAATGTTCTGCTCAGTTTACCCGGAAACATTTCAAATCTAAATTCAAAAACAATGAAAGCAGTTATCAAACCCTTATGCAAAGCAAGCAGTTTAACGCCACAAGCTTTTCAGAAAGGTAATACCGCACAGTCTTCGCGATTATCTTCTGATTCTTACCGATGAAAACGTGTGTCCAAAGCTTATCCACTCTTTTTGCACCAGAACTTCAAAGCCTTCAACGGTTCTGTAGTAGCCGTCCAGCACGAGCACGGCCAGGGAGGTGAGCTGCGCCGTGCGGTCCCAGCCGGCGCCGCAGTGAACCGGCGCCGAGCTCTGGCCCGAGGACACCTCGTCTGGCACCTGAATGGCTCCCGTCAGCACCAGCTGCCCAGGAGCAAGACACACCAAATAAACGACACAGCTTATTTCTGCTCAAATCAGAACCATAGCTTCCTTTCTTTGTATCTGAATTAATGCTGTTTCCattaaaatacctgaaaagaGCAGTGTAAGTAGCTGGAGAATAATTTTCTAGGAGACCAAGGGAATTTCTTGCataaaaatagagaaacagATCGGTTCCCTAATCCCTTAGTAAGATCACATTCACCTCATGGTAAATTCTTAAAAAATGGGGCAGAAAACAGTAACCTTGATCAACCAAAGGACATAAgcttctttttcaaagaaagaggGGATTTACCATAGGATATACTCTCTCTAAAAATTCAGTGTTATTTCATTTGACTCCTTTCTTTGAACTAAATGACTGAATTATCTCAGATGTTGGAAAAAAGAGCTTGCACCCTTCTAATCtacttatttttccaaatattaaaTTAAGATCAAAATTCTATTAAGTAGGAGTCATTACATAATACTCTAATTACTTTTGCACAGCTGTACTTGAGGCAAAAGATTCAAAGGCCAACTAGCAGGAACACTGGTGAACTACCAGCCTAAGTATTTTATTTGTGCTACCAGATGAAAACTACAAAACTTAagaattgatttaaaaaacaataattCACAAGATAAGTCACAGACACACAACTCAAGTATTTACTAGTATTTCACAATGACGGTCATCTGCAGGCCTGTATTgcaagaaaccaaaataaatcagTTCTCGCTCACATAAAGCAAATCAAAAGAAAGCATTCCTCTACTAAAGATTCTTGAAGCAGACAAACATACAATGTCACCTGCTGTTGCTTAGTTATGAGTCTTAGAGTAACATACTCTAAGATTAGTTGGCTAAAAAAGCCAACACTCAGCGATGTTGTTTTTTGCAGTTCAAGTAGTTTGATGTGTTCTAGGACTACGTCAAAGCTCAGCAAAGAAAGCAAGGATGAGATGACAGATTTGGACAAACACTTTTCAAACAATCAAGGAAAAGTTACCTTGATATGTTCTAACCCATGCGTTGATTCCAGACTTGACAACCAATGTGATTCTTCCACATTAGGATAAACAATGTCCTTCAGCTTCTTCAAAGATTCCCACATGACATGATTATTGTGAAGGTCCCAGAAGAAAAGTTCTGCATTGGGATGTGCACCTTCACCTTCATATCCTCCCCCAGCTGCCTACAAACAAGAGAGCTGAAATTAACCTTACTCCCATAGACACCCTTTTCAACAGAACAAGAAAGGAATGAATGTCACTTGACATGGAAATAGACAAAAGTGATAAAATGTATGGCCAAATAAATTTAGGAGTTCAGTTAAGAAGATAcccttaatttaaaaatgatgTTCAAGATTCTTAGAGTCTGTCTTTAAGAAGTAAATTAGCAATAACATTAAGGTTTACTTTAAACTATCTTctctaaaatgaaattttagtgCTGAAGACTAGACATATGTTTAGACTGTTAAGCTATTAAGGGGCCACATAAGTAAAgtatcctgctgctgctctttccaaACATTTCACGGCCACCACTGCAGAGGATGTGCCTGGTcacaaaaggaagcagaaaaaccATACACAATTTAAGGCACAAAGCCACCAATGAGACTTTCCAAAGATAAACAcggaattgtttgggttggaaaagacctttaagatcattgagtccaaccattaatccAGCagtgccaagcccaccactaaaccaccCTCTCAAATGCCACACCTTTTAAATgcttccagggacagtgattcaaccacttccctgcacagcctttccacaaataaaattttcctgatgtccaatttaaacctcccctggtgtaACTTGtggccatttcctcttgcccCGTCatttgttacttgggagaagagaccgaccccACCTGGCtccaacctcctttcaggcagttgtacaAAAGTGATAAGGTcccccttgagcctccttttcttcagactAAACATCAGCTCCCTCAAGCTCAGAGAGCTGCAAAACTGCAGCACTTCCTGCAGACAGCAAAAACCCGCCATAAATTGGGAGAAATAAATTTTGCCTTTGCATGCCATCGCAGGCACCAGCTGTACATCAGACAAGAGCCTAAAGCGCTGTGCAGCTTTTCCCCATGAGTGCCACCTACACTGCTGTGCAGCAACACAGTACTCTGTGCTCTCTCTTTCCTCAGATGCGGGGTTATcagagctgccaggctctgcagtgAAAGAAGCAATGagtgtgtttttctctttgagtATTATGAAGTCTTTGTGAGGAATGATTGTAATTTCAGCatcagggctgctgcagctcctggctctgtctTGACTTATGTACAAGGAACTAAGCAATGCATGAGTAGCACAGCCCAAGAGTTTGCTTAGACAAATCTTAACAGCtgttcacaaaatattttcagtgctgatCAACACTGATTTGAACTTCTTATGTCCTCCTCCCTCAGACCCAGAAACGGACCCTACTGCATCTACTGCTCTGATTGAGCAATTCATATTTAGACATATGAGGAGCTACTTAAAACATGTACATACCAAGTTTGTCTATAAGACATCTTAAGTTTTTCTGCGGTTCTTGgacaaactctttttttttaccccattTGTTTCAAAGTTGTAACTGACAATCTTTCCAAAAGGCAAACACAAAGATTCCATCTTTGGTTTGCCCCCAAAAATTCAGTGTGCAGAGGATAATGGGATTTGTGCAGTCAAACGCAAACAATTGAGGCAGACCCTCAAAATACAAACCATCAGGTTAAAACAGCCCCTAGGAGAGAAAGAATGTGTGctatacacacaaacacagtaACAAAGCTTAACAAACTACATTCTGTACTATAGAGAAGAAGACTGCGCAGGTACAAATACACACCCCTAACTCGCACCGAGCAAACTACCAGTATTATTGCCCCCCTCgaattattattgttattccTGAAAGCACCTGAATACTTATGACACATAAACCTCTTAGATGCAAACAAGTTTTACCATTTCATATTCCTTTCAGCACAAGCACTGAAGAGGGCTCATTTCCCTAACTGGTGTTCCACAAAGCAGTTGAGAAGCTAGAATTCTTTCTCTCCAGATAAGCACACTTAGCATTTCATTCAGGTCTCAAACCCACGGGAGCTCAGCTCATGCTCTTTGCTGTGCAGACACATGAGTAAGTACTGAAAAGCACATCCCCTTCTGTTGTGTTTGAAGTCCCATGACTGAGGGACTATCCCCACGAGTGGCACATTCTCTTATGGCAAAAGCATTAAATTTGTCTCCTTCACCACCTCCCCCTAACATGGTTATTGCGTATAACAATGGACATACATCCCTCTGTACTGTGTTCCATGCCAAAAACAACACTGACACAGTGTACGGGCATGATCTGAGCTTGCCTAAATAAGCTAATCCTCCACAGGGAGCTgacagggaagcagaggagaaatcAATCCACAGGCACAACTTTTCTTCCTGGAAGGTTAGAGGAGATGACTTTTCAAGGTCTGTTCCAGCCTGAGCTGGTATATGATTCTGACCCCATGAAGGTCTTGATGACAGATAACAAAGAAACAGTCACCCAGTAATAAAAACAGTGTTTCTGTCCTTACCAACTACAAGTAGCTGGGGAAGAACAACAGGTATCAAGGTATCCAAGAATATACCCACACTGCTGTTTAGAGTGCAAGCACCCAAATTAACTTCTCACTTTCTCTTTATCTGCTGGATGCCAGGATAAGTCTGAAGTAGTCCACGTCACGGTTATGAAGACCCAAGCAAACGATGCCTGTAAGTGGGCTTGGCTTTATGCACACATCTTTCCTAGGATGGAATTTTCCCAGAGGATCTGAAGGTTGCACAGAGGTGGCTGTCATTACAACAGGGGACATGCTCCACAGCCCAGCCTACAGCAGCCTCCCAGTGCAGAGTGGAGTCATGCCTGACTTCAGTCCCATGCTAACATCTGTGCGTGGCTGAGAACAGACATGTCTGGAAATCCACATACGGTACTGAAACTCTGCTTGGGGACCTACTGTAGACACTCATGTCCATTACCCTCCATTGTTGATTATGTAAATTTATCGATATCAAGATCACTACTATTCCCCAAAACCTTCTTACAGAAAACTTCAAAGTCTCCTCctcatttctttcaaaaagaagACATTAGAAGCATCTGTTTACCTTGTTTGCAACTGCATTGACATTGGGCCTAGCATCATAGATGGTCAGTTTGGAGATCTGCCCATTGGCCTCCCTGATGATATCAAGGTATCTTTCCTCATCTTTATTCCTCTTGCCGCTCATTGCAACCAGGGGCTGACCGCAGCGCAGGATTACAGCAGCACCACTCTGTGTGCCATCCAGTTtcaaaaagctctttttaaatTCATCCATAAGCATGTACTTTTCCCTTCCTATaatcagtgaggaaaaaaaaaaaaccctctaggTTCCATTTCCTACTGAATTATTGGAAAGTCTTACTTTACAGGTTATAGCTAATCCATAAGAGTTCTCTCCTCTGCTTGAAGCTCCACCCATTTTTTCAATCCAAACCCAATGGAACATTTAATATCACAACTGGATCTGGCAAGAAAAGTTGGAGTGAGGAAAAGATTAAGGTGAAAAGAAGACTCAAGCAAAATGTTCTTATGCGTGGCAGATTAGAAAGCAGACATAcaggaaacaaaagcatgtTTCTGCCTTTGAGTCTCCTCTCCCAGCATGTCAGTAAGTCTGTACAGTCACTCTACAGCTTTGAGCATCATCCAGTTTAACatgctgcaaaaatatttcatgcctTGTTCAGTATGCAGGGAAAATGGGCACCCTAAGAGATGCATTCGGCTACATGCTGACTGCCCCTGCTTGCTAATACTGCTTTGTTGATatacagcagaaagcagaactaAAGGACAAAAAGACATTACTAGAACAGTTAGCTACAGCCAGAAAGATTTCGGTTCAGTAGTCCCAaatccttattaaaaaaaaaaatcacaagcaCATTTTACTCTCTTCCATGTCTGCTTATCAAACAAGTTACCacttctccccctcctgtttgaagcAAAAACACCTCTTTGGCAACCCGGTCCATGGCCTGCCGTATGCATTGAAGCAAACACGGCAAGATCATGAGAAGAATTACAAGCCCTAcgaaaatatatataaatgtttttaaaatttccttccacaatggtgaaaggtcaaacaaattgaac contains:
- the LOC131378466 gene encoding myotubularin-like, whose translation is MMHRMQTQGREKYMLMDEFKKSFLKLDGTQSGAAVILRCGQPLVAMSGKRNKDEERYLDIIREANGQISKLTIYDARPNVNAVANKAAGGGYEGEGAHPNAELFFWDLHNNHVMWESLKKLKDIVYPNVEESHWLSSLESTHGLEHIKLVLTGAIQVPDEVSSGQSSAPVHCGAGWDRTAQLTSLAVLVLDGYYRTVEGFEVLVQKEWISFGHTFSSI